In the Drosophila takahashii strain IR98-3 E-12201 chromosome 3R, DtakHiC1v2, whole genome shotgun sequence genome, one interval contains:
- the tinc gene encoding protein tincar isoform X1, with translation MGGKHQGSGAGISSSGGGGGGGSLNSSLCNSVMTSATTASSSLTQQQQQLQAKYIKSKRHQSRYTSLQHSGHDSGSYLHLNSLWSIWYGVLLTLFQGYLAMHGAYRFLGCSLIPWKIEPVAELNLQIVLSGVVFILLPVFFTSAVFKVGNLANDGIKLATGARERRCTLSPHDGLEEESRGGTLRALWTHGGPTAAFVHILIALCLLLPRLLLEARIIENGLLPKEQIWATELDFVVINRRNLMAMSVVGATPPFPRQQHHQQEQHHQTRLNLTANSLEQDEEDYFNDTMFTAIRGAQPAGGNNNLFDLRPDKASGRKAAKTTATTKARTTSTTSTSTSTTKLDAGKGQYFEVPDLINQDIDEEERQELEEAMRGEDGDADEDGEGFVEEGTVIMPDFDELPPRTAVGTTTTTSASSDAGKLDVENWQKLGTLGKETTTTSSSTTPSTTSTTTTTTTTTTTTAATTTSSSTTTQKPVDVTTSRQPHHHHGKTRKHHKHHNKQKQQQPRRHHVASHEQVILESFSPSLGQEEETTTRDSSIHRVRPEVLPELPIPSTPVSASNSKIIAIKPKNQKRRISKRAAGVEIEPEYLLGDANINSSEFVAKSNEEEPLAEESEDFELEDGDFQAVPALTPSPPAAPSGPKAGQDYVRLDGFAGMLQLFFGIDKPIDVAIFSQPPSAEFVNLLCALLVWSVRYPAVFWNTSKAFACVFSLQMVVAALDIILGYVGVSNLYKLQIYAEAMPVHQPGLILNAVVTLALYLLATALVLASSMVMYLYGHGRLATRMRDRSIITLKSHQTWIYFAHCASLCFVLALAVVKAPLLNDLSATYKNNLHCPTFLAALVGVTHLLLWIVIWLCLTIKRRWHFKLPPLDSTYGGLLGKSSAQPLLMSSGQRTGSNSSSSGCNSTSTTVNGGDSKPDMMSTATSTELGMGMGGGMGINGGMGMGMGGTGMGLAAQEDIYWPKLTPSSPKLKVTFNEVTSTSDDVLLIGDQEQTDGKRHTSRGASICFASAAGEADDGEYATLRAATAGAVVGITMGMKRGVSNTSVGVSLLHLSEYDELPPPPPANHHHNHQQQQQQRQTQSFAHGHPHDYANLSGLGGISDDNISEEGKLLACVRDDSITYASTRDLEPPQPSTQAPPPPPPLPMKGAPVPQPPAVLPHSTGIYGRAPQAMPEMMQLSPDQHHHNPLQHSHPLQQKQLQQQSHQQHQQPPQHPLQQQSNPQQHLVSPLAPVTVAVHTNEAHIASSSTPRCLRRADSGVPNEALTPRSDTTSTTESTNTTSPPERAPSESSSGVHSGEERELEVIIRPRANSKPPPRPPQPPIQEEPYGRCTNMRMSSFNADPLASSTAAASSSSVINSATLPLQRSVPEQKFDYTAHCSTMPLPVGCHSQQLAGYASTSAMTSSMGPSLPPPPPSQVSSFMTPSSSGSSMHYANASVAMGGVGQQAPHTTLPNGVRYSNPHFLRRLPHVTKAAESPYGHLGYGAGHHAFAKLPHETHPTIPEDRDSANYSMASDQDCGLYVTAQLH, from the exons GTTGGAAACTTGGCAAACGACGGCATCAAATTGGCCACCGGCGCAAGGGAGCGGCGCTGCACTCTGTCGCCGCACGATGGCCTGGAGGAGGAGTCGCGGGGCGGAACCCTGCGAGCCCTTTGGACCCACGGCGGACCGACGGCGGCCTTCGTCCACATCCTGATTGCCCTGTGCCTGCTCCTGCCGCGCCTGCTGCTCGAGGCTCGCATCATTGAGAACGGATTGCTGCCAAAAG AGCAAATTTGGGCCACTGAATTGGACTTTGTTGTGATCAATCGACGCAATTTGATGGCCATGTCGGTGGTGGGGGCCACGCCACCCTTCCCCaggcagcagcaccaccagcaggagcagcaccaCCAAACCAGATTGAACCTGACCGCAAACAGCTTGGAGCAGGACGAGGAGGACTACTTCAACGATACGATGTTCACGGCCATTCGAGGAGCCCAGCCAGCCGGGGGCAATAACAATTTGTTCGACCTGCGACCCGATAAGGCAAGTGGCAGAAAGGCGGCCAAGACGACGGCAACAACGAAGGCGAGGACAACGAGCACCacctccacatccacatccaccacCAAACTGGATGCGGGCAAGGGCCAATACTTTGAAGTGCCCGATTTAATTAATCAAGATATCGACGAGGAGGAGCGTCAGGAACTCGAGGAAGCGATGCGTGGCGAGGATGGGGATGCTGATGAAGACGGGGAGGGTTTCGTCGAAGAGGGGACCGTCATCATGCCCGATTTTGATGAGCTGCCGCCAAGAACCGCAGTTGGCACGACAACCACAACATCAGCCTCCTCGGATGCCGGCAAGTTGGATGTGGAAAATTGGCAAAAGCTGGGAACCCTGGGCAAAGAGACCACAACAACCAGCTCTAGTACAACACCATCTACAACCAGCACCACTACAACAACTacgacgacaacaacaaccacggCTGCAACGACAACAAGTAGTAGCACCACCACGCAAAAACCTGTTGATGTAACAACCAGCCGACAGCCACATCACCACCATGGCAAAACCCGCAAACACCACAAACATCACAACaaacagaagcagcagcaaccgcgTCGCCACCACGTGGCCTCCCACGAGCAGGTGATCCTCGAGAGCTTCTCGCCGTCGTTGGGGCAGGAGGAGGAGACCACCACCCGCGACAGCAGCATCCATCGAGTGAGGCCCGAAGTGCTGCCGGAGCTACCAATTCCCTCGACTCCAGTTTCGGCCTCCAATTCCAAGATCATTGCCATCAAGCCGAAGAACCAGAAGCGTAGGATTTCCAAACGGGCGGCGGGTGTAGAAATTGAACCGGAATATTTGCTTGGCGATGCCAATATAAATTCCAGTGAATTTGTGGCCAAATCGAATGAGGAGGAGCCGCTAGCCGAGGAGAGCGAGGATTTCGAGCTGGAGGATGGTGATTTTCAGGCTGTGCCCGCCTTGACTCCCTCACCGCCGGCGGCACCAAGTGGCCCGAAGGCTGGGCAGGATTACGTCCGGTTGGATGGCTTTGCCGGAATGCTGCAACTCTTCTTCGGCATCGATAAGCCCATCGATGTGGCCATTTTCTCCCAGCCACCCAGTGCCGAGTTTGTCAATCTGCTGTGCGCATTGCTGGTCTGGTCAGTTAGATATCCGGCGGTCTTTTGGAACACCTCCAAGGCCTTTGCCTGCGTCTTTAGCCTCCAGATGGTGGTGGCCGCTTTGGACATTATCCTCGGCTATGTGGGCGTCTCGAATCTGTACAAGCTGCAGATCTACGCCGAGGCCATGCCAGTCCATCAGCCCGGGCTCATCCTAAACGCAGTGGTCACCCTGGCCCTGTACCTTCTGGCCACCGCCTTGGTGCTGGCCTCCTCGATGGTCATGTACTTGTACGGACACGGTCGCCTGGCCACGCGAATGCGGGATCGCTCGATCATCACCCTGAAGAGCCACCAGACCTGGATCTACTTCGCCCACTGCGCCTCCCTGTGCTTCGTCCTCGCCTTGGCGGTGGTGAAGGCGCCGCTTCTCAACGATCTCAGCGCCACCTACAAGAACAACCTGCATTGCCCCACTTTCCTGGCGG CTCTCGTCGGAGTGACGCACCTGCTGCTGTGGATTGTCATCTGGCTGTGCCTGACCATCAAGCGTCGCTGGCACTTTAAGCTGCCGCCACTGGACAGCACCTACGGCGGCCTGCTGGGCAAGTCGAGTGCCCAGCCGCTCCTGATGTCCAGCGGCCAGCGGACGGGTAGCAACTCGAGCAGCAGCGGCTGCAATTCCACCAGCACCACGGTGAACGGAGGCGACTCCAAGCCGGACATGATGAGCACGGCCACCAGCACGGaactgggaatgggaatgggtggGGGCATGGGTATTAACGGAGGCATGGGCATGGGCATGGGCGGCACTGGAATGGGTCTGGCCGCCCAGGAGGACATCTATTGGCCCAAGCTGACGCCCAGCTCGCCCAAGCTGAAGGTCACCTTCAACGAAGTTACGAGTACGTCTGATGATGTCCTACTAATTGGTGACCAAGAACAAActgatggcaagcg CCATACGAGCCGTGGAGCCTCGATATGTTTTGCCAGTGCTGCGGGGGAAGCTGACGACGGCGAGTACGCGACACTAAGGGCGGCCACCGCCGGAGCCGTCGTGGGCATCACCATGGGCATGAAGAGGGGCGTTAGCAACACCTCGGTGGGGGTCAGCCTGCTCCACCTCTCGGAGTACGACGAGcttccaccgccgccgccggccAACCATCATCATaatcaccagcagcagcagcagcaacggcaGACGCAATCCTTTGCCCATGGACATCCCCACGACTATGCAAATCTCAGCGGATTGGGTGGCATCAGCGACGACAATATCTCCGAGGAGGGCAAGCTGCTGGCCTGTGTGCGCGACGACAGCATTACGTACGCCTCCACCAGGGACCTGGAGCCGCCGCAGCCTTCGACTCAGGCaccgccaccaccgccgccgttGCCCATGAAGGGAGCCCCAGTGCCTCAGCCACCAGCGGTACTGCCCCATTCCACCGGCATCTACGGTCGTGCCCCTCAAGCGATGCCCGAGATGATGCAGTTGTCGCCCGACCAGCACCACCACAATCCACTTCAGCACTCGCATCCTCTCCAGCAGAAGCAGCTACAGCAGCAGTCGcatcagcagcaccagcagccaCCACAGCATCCTCTCCAGCAACAGAGCAATCCGCAGCAGCATCTAGTCAGCCCCTTGGCTCCGGTCACGGTCGCCGTTCACACCAACGAAGCGCAT ATCGCCTCCAGTTCCACACCCCGCTGCCTGCGACGCGCCGATTCGGGCGTTCCCAACGAGGCGTTGACGCCCCGCAGCGACACCACCTCCACCACCGAGAGCACCAACACCACCTCGCCGCCGGAACGCGCCCCCTCCGAGTCCTCCAGTGGCGTCCATTCGGGCGAGGAGCGTGAGCTTGAGGTCATCATCCGGCCGCGGGCCAACAGCAAGCCaccgccacgccccccgcaGCCGCCCATCCAGGAGGAGCCCTACGGTCGGTGCACCAATATGCGCATGTCCAGCTTTAATGCCGATCCCTTGGCCAGCAGCACCGCTGCtgcctcctcgtcgtcggtcATCAATAGTGCCACGCTGCCGCTGCAGCGTTCGGTGCCGGAGCAAAAGTTCGACTATACGGCTCACTGCAGCACGATGCCGCTGCCGGTGGGCTGCCACAGCCAGCAGCTCGCCGGATATGCCTCCACCTCGGCGATGACCAGTTCCATGGGTCCATCGctaccgccgccgccgccatcgCAGGTCTCCAGCTTCATGACTccgagcagcagcggcagcagcatgcACTACGCCAATGCCTCGGTGGCCATGGGAGGTGTTGGTCAACAGGCGCCGCACACCACGCTGCCCAATGGAGTGCGCTACTCCAATCCGCACTTCCTGCGCCGCCTGCCCCATGTGACCAAGGCGGCGGAGTCGCCCTATGGACACCTGGGCTACGGAGCCGGTCATCATGCCTTCGCCAAGCTGCCGCACGAGACGCATCCCACCATTCCGGAGGATCGCGACTCGGCCAACTACTCGATGGCCTCCGACCAGGATTGCGGACTGTATGTGACGGCCCAGCTGCACTAG